One genomic segment of Alicycliphilus denitrificans K601 includes these proteins:
- a CDS encoding flagellar assembly protein FliH: MTRANRHYARFIPREEVGDVRQWDFGDVHGADALRPLVEQADVPEPEPLPAMDHAEHQALVQQAHDEGHARGLAEGREQARLEWQQRMDEYVAGQGREAAGRLARLAQAMEDSLAGMQQAMAREVLQLACDIARQVVRQEIGVNPQAMLPVVREALAMLVGEGRAATVRLNPADWAALQQPLREEFGAGGIQWLADAAVEPGDCLVESAGMVVDGTLDKRWRRAIAALGLTGGWREETDAD; this comes from the coding sequence ATGACACGAGCCAACCGCCACTACGCCCGCTTCATTCCGCGTGAGGAGGTGGGCGACGTCAGGCAATGGGATTTTGGCGACGTGCATGGCGCCGATGCGCTGCGGCCCCTGGTGGAGCAGGCGGACGTACCCGAGCCCGAGCCGCTGCCCGCCATGGACCATGCGGAGCATCAGGCCCTGGTGCAGCAGGCGCATGACGAGGGCCATGCGCGCGGCCTGGCCGAAGGGCGCGAGCAGGCGCGGCTGGAATGGCAGCAGCGCATGGACGAATATGTGGCCGGCCAGGGGCGCGAGGCCGCCGGGCGCCTGGCGCGACTCGCGCAGGCCATGGAGGACAGCCTTGCCGGCATGCAGCAGGCCATGGCCCGCGAGGTGCTGCAGCTTGCGTGCGACATCGCCCGCCAGGTGGTGCGCCAGGAGATCGGCGTCAACCCCCAGGCCATGCTGCCCGTGGTGCGCGAGGCGCTGGCCATGCTGGTCGGCGAGGGGCGTGCGGCCACGGTGCGCCTGAACCCCGCCGACTGGGCGGCGCTGCAGCAGCCGCTGCGCGAGGAGTTCGGCGCGGGCGGCATCCAGTGGCTGGCGGACGCCGCCGTGGAGCCCGGCGATTGCCTGGTGGAATCCGCCGGCATGGTGGTCGACGGCACGCTGGACAAGCGCTGGCGCCGCGCCATCGCGGCCCTGGGCCTGACGGGTGGCTGGCGGGAGGAAACCGATGCCGATTGA
- the fliG gene encoding flagellar motor switch protein FliG, with the protein MDEQGLNDAAIMLMSLGEEEAAEVFKHLSPKEVQRLGETIARMRTVSKEKVDEVLNRFTNDAAAQSLLVSDTGNYVRAVLKRALGDDKAALLIDRILQGGDVSGIESLKWMDPLSVAELLRNEHPQIVAAILVHLDPEQSSEILAQLTERQRGEIMLRIATLEGIQPTALKDLNEVLYKVLAGGDKVRKSSLGGIKTAAEIINLLGSGMDASVLDAIRNHDIDLAQKIMDKMFVFDDLAKLDGRAIQTVLREVASETLVVALKGAQPEVREKILANMSSRAADAMREDLESRGPMRLSEVEAQQKEILKTVRRLADEGQIALSGGGDDAFV; encoded by the coding sequence ATGGATGAGCAGGGCCTGAATGACGCGGCGATCATGCTGATGTCCCTTGGCGAGGAGGAAGCCGCCGAGGTCTTCAAGCACCTGTCGCCCAAGGAGGTGCAGCGGCTTGGCGAGACCATCGCCCGCATGCGCACCGTGTCCAAGGAGAAGGTAGACGAGGTTCTCAATCGCTTCACCAACGACGCGGCGGCGCAGAGCCTGCTGGTGTCCGACACAGGCAACTACGTGCGCGCCGTGCTCAAGCGCGCGCTGGGCGACGACAAGGCCGCGCTGCTGATCGACCGCATCCTGCAGGGCGGCGACGTCTCGGGCATCGAGAGCCTGAAGTGGATGGACCCGCTATCCGTGGCCGAGCTGCTGCGCAACGAGCATCCGCAGATCGTGGCAGCCATCCTGGTGCACCTGGACCCGGAGCAGTCCTCCGAGATCCTGGCGCAGCTCACCGAGCGCCAGCGCGGCGAGATCATGCTGCGCATCGCCACGCTGGAGGGCATACAGCCCACGGCGCTCAAGGACCTCAACGAAGTGCTGTACAAGGTGCTGGCCGGCGGCGACAAGGTGCGCAAGAGCTCGCTGGGCGGCATCAAGACCGCGGCCGAGATCATCAACCTGCTGGGCTCGGGCATGGACGCCTCCGTGCTCGACGCCATCCGCAACCACGACATCGACCTGGCGCAGAAGATCATGGACAAGATGTTCGTCTTCGACGACCTCGCCAAGCTTGACGGCCGAGCCATACAGACGGTGCTGCGCGAGGTGGCCTCGGAGACGCTGGTGGTGGCACTCAAGGGCGCGCAGCCCGAGGTGCGCGAGAAGATCCTGGCCAACATGTCCTCGCGCGCCGCCGATGCCATGCGCGAGGATCTGGAGTCGCGCGGGCCCATGCGTCTGTCCGAGGTCGAGGCGCAGCAGAAGGAAATCCTCAAGACCGTGCGCCGCCTGGCCGACGAGGGCCAGATCGCGCTCAGCGGCGGCGGCGACGATGCCTTTGTCTGA
- the fliF gene encoding flagellar basal-body MS-ring/collar protein FliF: MSAVAEVPVTPPPAASAGWQQRLTSLDRGARLRLGAAAALLLAVLVAVFFYGRQPEYRVLFSGLNDKDGGAIVAQLAQMNVPYKYTEGGGAIMVPAERVHDVRLRLATQGLPKGSVTGFELMETNRFGVTQFQERLNFQRGLEGELTRSIQALASVQSARVHLALPNQNGFFREQQKPSASVLLTLYPGRILDRTQIAGIVHLVASSVPELAPSAVSVLDDTGKLLSQSPDGGAGSGVDAQQLAYVQQIEQQYTRRILDLLEPVVGKNNVKAQVTAEVDFSQTESTSEQHRPNLSPDASAVRSQQIVESGAAPAAQPPTGVPGAVSNQPPQGSTAPINGANPPPTAANAQQAGQQAGGKRESITNYEVDKTTRVTRAGAGAIKRVNAAVVVNYQSVSEAPGKPAVNKALSPEQIEQMTALVRETIGFNKERGDSVNLMNAPFLVEDTPSVDLPLWKQPEVVELARNLGWPVGISLAVALLLLGLVRPLLKARPRGVPAMGPQEGGGQLSAIAAEELERPALPAPVQPQDLQPTAEQLRLEDARKLARDNPVAVANILKTWVNGE; the protein is encoded by the coding sequence ATGTCTGCAGTTGCCGAAGTCCCCGTTACCCCGCCCCCCGCCGCCAGCGCCGGCTGGCAGCAGCGGCTGACGTCGCTCGACCGCGGCGCGCGCCTGCGCCTGGGGGCCGCGGCCGCGCTGCTGCTGGCGGTCCTGGTGGCCGTTTTCTTCTACGGCCGCCAGCCCGAGTACCGGGTGCTGTTCTCGGGCCTGAACGACAAGGACGGTGGCGCCATCGTGGCCCAGCTGGCGCAGATGAACGTGCCCTACAAATACACAGAGGGCGGCGGCGCCATCATGGTGCCGGCCGAGCGCGTGCACGACGTGCGCCTGCGCCTGGCCACGCAGGGCTTGCCCAAGGGCTCGGTGACGGGCTTCGAGCTCATGGAGACGAACCGCTTCGGCGTGACCCAGTTCCAGGAGCGGCTCAATTTCCAGCGCGGGCTCGAGGGCGAGCTCACACGCTCCATCCAGGCGCTGGCCTCGGTGCAGAGCGCGCGCGTGCACCTGGCGTTGCCCAACCAGAACGGGTTCTTCCGCGAGCAGCAGAAGCCCTCGGCCTCGGTGCTGCTCACCCTGTACCCGGGGCGCATCCTGGATAGGACGCAGATCGCGGGCATCGTGCACCTGGTGGCCTCCAGCGTGCCCGAGCTCGCGCCCTCGGCCGTGAGCGTGCTCGACGACACGGGCAAGCTGCTGTCGCAGTCGCCCGACGGGGGCGCCGGCAGCGGCGTGGACGCGCAGCAGCTCGCCTACGTGCAGCAGATCGAGCAGCAGTACACGCGCCGCATCCTGGACCTGCTCGAACCCGTGGTGGGCAAGAACAACGTCAAGGCCCAGGTGACGGCCGAGGTGGATTTCAGCCAGACCGAGTCCACCTCCGAGCAGCACCGCCCCAATTTGTCGCCCGACGCGAGCGCCGTGCGCAGCCAGCAGATCGTGGAGAGCGGCGCGGCGCCGGCGGCGCAGCCGCCCACGGGCGTGCCCGGCGCGGTGAGCAACCAGCCGCCGCAGGGCTCCACCGCGCCCATCAACGGCGCGAACCCGCCGCCCACGGCCGCCAACGCGCAGCAGGCGGGCCAGCAGGCCGGCGGCAAACGCGAATCCATCACCAACTACGAGGTGGACAAGACCACGCGCGTGACGCGCGCGGGGGCCGGCGCCATCAAGCGCGTGAACGCGGCCGTGGTGGTCAACTACCAGAGCGTGAGCGAGGCCCCGGGCAAGCCGGCGGTGAACAAGGCGCTCTCGCCCGAGCAGATCGAGCAGATGACGGCACTGGTGCGCGAGACCATCGGCTTCAACAAGGAGCGCGGCGACTCGGTGAACCTGATGAATGCCCCCTTCCTGGTCGAGGACACGCCCAGCGTCGATCTGCCGCTGTGGAAGCAGCCCGAGGTGGTGGAGCTGGCCAGGAACCTGGGCTGGCCCGTGGGCATCTCGCTGGCCGTGGCCCTGCTGCTGCTGGGCCTGGTGCGGCCGCTGCTCAAGGCGCGCCCGCGGGGCGTGCCGGCCATGGGGCCGCAGGAGGGCGGCGGGCAGCTGAGCGCCATCGCCGCCGAAGAGCTGGAGCGTCCCGCGCTGCCGGCGCCGGTGCAGCCGCAGGACCTGCAGCCCACGGCCGAGCAACTGCGCCTGGAGGATGCGCGCAAGCTCGCGCGCGACAACCCCGTGGCCGTGGCCAACATCCTCAAGACCTGGGTCAATGGCGAATGA
- the fliE gene encoding flagellar hook-basal body complex protein FliE, protein MDLRIASNQFPLTGTQVARRAAAPQEGTQEVGFSSAFKNALQSVSAAQDRASDLQREVQLENPKVSIEETMVAMQKAQIGFQATLHVRNRMVQAYTDIMNMQV, encoded by the coding sequence ATGGATCTGCGCATCGCCAGCAACCAGTTCCCCCTCACCGGCACCCAGGTGGCGCGCCGCGCCGCCGCGCCGCAGGAGGGCACGCAGGAAGTGGGTTTCTCCTCCGCCTTCAAGAACGCCCTGCAGTCGGTGAGCGCCGCCCAGGACCGCGCCAGCGACCTGCAGCGCGAGGTGCAGCTGGAAAACCCCAAGGTCAGCATCGAGGAAACCATGGTCGCCATGCAAAAGGCGCAGATCGGCTTCCAGGCCACGCTGCACGTGCGCAACCGCATGGTGCAGGCCTATACCGACATCATGAACATGCAGGTGTGA
- a CDS encoding flagellar protein FliT codes for MPEMLIDYYKAIENSSAKMLEAARLKDWDEVVRCEGACAVLIEQLRYQSQQQELEPAQRKEKARIMQRILRNDAQIRVLAEPWLTQFEHLFEGQLQVMH; via the coding sequence ATGCCAGAAATGCTGATTGACTACTACAAGGCCATCGAGAACAGCAGCGCCAAGATGCTGGAGGCCGCCCGCCTCAAGGACTGGGACGAGGTGGTGCGCTGCGAGGGCGCCTGCGCCGTGCTCATCGAGCAGCTGCGCTACCAGTCGCAGCAGCAAGAACTGGAGCCTGCGCAGCGCAAGGAGAAGGCGCGCATCATGCAGCGCATCCTGCGCAATGATGCGCAGATCCGCGTCCTGGCCGAACCCTGGCTGACGCAGTTCGAGCATTTGTTTGAGGGCCAGCTGCAGGTGATGCACTGA
- the fliS gene encoding flagellar export chaperone FliS, translating to MFTAMNPRAASAYQRINVETSMHTIDQHQLVSLLYEGVLNAIATARGALARGDVPTKCNSIAKAVRILEEGLMTALDRKGGGALAENLGAVYDYSLGRLIQANVRNDDALLQEVARLIAPIAQGWNEMKKSNAAANDMAQPALMEA from the coding sequence ATGTTCACCGCCATGAACCCCCGCGCTGCTTCCGCATACCAGCGCATCAACGTCGAGACCAGCATGCACACCATCGACCAGCACCAGTTGGTCAGCCTGCTGTACGAGGGCGTGCTGAACGCCATCGCCACCGCCCGCGGCGCGCTGGCGCGCGGTGACGTGCCGACCAAGTGCAACAGCATCGCCAAGGCGGTGCGCATTCTGGAAGAGGGACTGATGACGGCGTTGGACCGCAAGGGCGGCGGCGCCTTGGCCGAGAATCTGGGCGCCGTGTACGACTACAGTCTGGGCCGCCTGATTCAGGCCAATGTACGCAACGACGATGCCCTGCTGCAGGAGGTGGCGCGCCTGATAGCGCCCATTGCCCAGGGCTGGAACGAGATGAAGAAAAGCAACGCCGCGGCCAATGACATGGCGCAACCCGCGCTGATGGAGGCCTGA
- the fliD gene encoding flagellar filament capping protein FliD codes for MASFSSIGIGLGGNVDVNALIKASVDAVKLPITKTGGLQQQAAVTNAKVSAFGQFKSLVSALADAAGKLNSVTGWNGVKASSSNTDAVSVSAVGGAAATSFSVQVQNLATAQSSISAALQPTKQPVGEGTLTVEIGSWAGDPKAFTAGSATAVSIDVSATDTLADVASKINGAKAGVTATVLNDGTGERLLLRSNATGEAAGYRLSVADADGGNDDGAGLSRLVAGATTEYARNANATVNGIAVSSPTNAFADTVAGVTFTAAKVTTEPVTVTVEKDSSAVKKNIEAFVAAYNAVNSALNESTKYDKETQTSALLQGDSTVMTLQNTLRMALQSVNGSGVLRNLSAVGVVSAGGLGSGNLSPDGSLELDATKFNKAMEDPDAVKAFFRGPDDGDGTEGFAGKFKAVTDKLLASDGFFATKTKTYDSALKLNAKEVERINDRADRLEKSLTQQYTALDTKMASLNALSTYIAQQVTTWNKSS; via the coding sequence ATGGCAAGTTTTTCATCGATCGGCATCGGCCTGGGCGGCAACGTCGATGTCAATGCGCTCATCAAGGCCTCGGTCGATGCGGTGAAGCTCCCTATCACCAAGACCGGCGGCCTGCAGCAGCAGGCGGCCGTGACCAATGCCAAGGTGTCGGCCTTCGGGCAGTTCAAGTCGCTGGTGTCGGCGCTGGCCGATGCGGCGGGCAAGCTCAACAGCGTCACGGGCTGGAATGGGGTGAAGGCGTCGTCCTCCAACACCGACGCCGTTTCCGTCAGCGCCGTGGGCGGTGCGGCCGCAACCTCCTTCAGCGTGCAGGTGCAGAACCTGGCCACCGCGCAATCCTCCATTTCGGCGGCGCTTCAGCCGACCAAGCAGCCCGTGGGCGAGGGAACGCTGACCGTGGAGATCGGCTCCTGGGCGGGCGATCCCAAGGCGTTCACCGCAGGCAGTGCCACCGCCGTGAGCATCGACGTGAGTGCCACCGACACCCTGGCCGACGTGGCCAGCAAGATCAACGGCGCCAAGGCCGGCGTGACGGCGACCGTGCTCAACGACGGCACGGGCGAGCGCCTGCTGCTGCGCAGCAATGCCACGGGCGAGGCCGCGGGCTACCGCCTGAGCGTGGCCGACGCCGACGGCGGCAATGACGATGGCGCCGGCCTGTCTCGCCTGGTGGCGGGGGCCACGACGGAGTACGCCAGGAACGCCAACGCCACGGTCAACGGCATTGCCGTGAGCTCGCCGACCAATGCCTTTGCCGATACGGTGGCGGGTGTGACCTTCACGGCCGCCAAGGTGACGACCGAGCCGGTGACGGTCACCGTGGAGAAGGACAGCTCGGCCGTCAAGAAGAACATCGAGGCCTTCGTCGCGGCTTACAACGCCGTCAACAGCGCCTTGAACGAGTCGACGAAGTACGACAAGGAGACCCAGACGTCCGCGCTGCTGCAGGGCGATTCCACCGTCATGACCCTGCAGAACACCTTGCGCATGGCGCTGCAGTCGGTCAACGGCTCGGGGGTGCTCAGGAACCTGTCGGCCGTGGGCGTGGTGTCGGCGGGTGGCCTGGGCTCGGGGAACCTGTCCCCGGACGGTTCCCTGGAGCTCGACGCCACCAAGTTCAACAAGGCCATGGAGGACCCCGATGCGGTCAAGGCGTTCTTCCGCGGGCCCGATGACGGCGACGGGACGGAAGGTTTCGCCGGTAAATTCAAGGCCGTGACAGACAAGCTGCTGGCCAGCGACGGCTTCTTCGCCACCAAGACCAAGACCTACGACAGCGCGCTCAAGCTCAACGCCAAGGAGGTCGAGCGCATCAACGACCGGGCCGACCGGCTGGAGAAGAGCCTCACGCAACAATACACGGCGCTGGACACGAAGATGGCTTCCCTGAACGCGCTCAGCACCTATATAGCCCAGCAGGTGACCACCTGGAACAAGTCCTCGTAA
- a CDS encoding flagellin: MASTINTNVASLTAQRNLGVSQNSLNTSIQRLSSGLRINSAKDDAAGLAISERFTSQIRGLNQAVRNANDGISMAQTAEGALKASGDILQRVRELSVQSANATNSASDRKAIQAEVGQLLSELDRISVTTEFNGQKLLDGSFGSATFQVGANANQTITATTGNFRTTTYGTNLAQSANQAAAATAPASGAATVIVNGLQAKTVNVDAADTAAKIAAAVNAVADTTGVTASARNVTELKLTAFSGSFQLEVKGDDTTTASTITFNATDAKDLAGAVKAFNDVSSKTGITAKVNASGDGLLLINDSGANIDIANKSATAAFTMAALDAPTTASQTDGSLKFGAALTVAASTGTGVTRGTVEFSSDKGFSMGGTSAYVSAGASKLNSVNTIDVSTVEGSTKALKIIDSALAAVNGQRASFGALQSRFETAVNNLQTSSENMSASRSRIQDADFASETANLSRTQILQQAGTAMVAQANQLPQGVLSLLR; this comes from the coding sequence ATGGCATCGACCATCAATACCAACGTCGCCTCGCTCACCGCCCAGCGCAACCTGGGCGTCAGCCAGAATTCGCTCAACACCTCCATCCAGCGCCTGTCTTCGGGCCTGCGCATCAACAGCGCCAAGGACGACGCCGCGGGCCTGGCCATCTCCGAACGCTTCACCAGCCAGATCCGCGGCCTGAACCAGGCGGTGCGCAATGCCAACGACGGCATTTCGATGGCGCAGACGGCCGAGGGCGCGCTCAAGGCCTCGGGCGACATCCTGCAGCGCGTGCGCGAACTCTCGGTGCAGTCGGCCAACGCCACGAACTCGGCCAGCGACCGCAAGGCCATCCAGGCCGAGGTGGGCCAGCTGCTGTCCGAACTGGACCGCATCTCCGTGACCACCGAGTTCAATGGCCAGAAGCTGCTGGACGGCTCCTTCGGCTCGGCCACCTTCCAGGTGGGCGCCAATGCCAACCAGACCATCACCGCCACCACGGGCAACTTCCGTACCACTACCTATGGCACCAACCTGGCCCAGTCCGCCAACCAGGCGGCGGCTGCCACGGCGCCTGCCTCGGGCGCTGCCACGGTGATCGTGAACGGCCTGCAGGCCAAGACCGTGAACGTCGATGCCGCCGATACCGCGGCGAAGATTGCCGCGGCGGTCAATGCCGTGGCAGACACCACGGGCGTGACCGCTTCGGCACGCAACGTGACGGAACTCAAGCTCACCGCATTCTCGGGTTCGTTCCAGCTGGAGGTGAAGGGCGACGACACGACCACGGCATCGACCATCACCTTCAACGCGACCGACGCCAAGGACCTTGCCGGGGCGGTGAAGGCGTTCAACGATGTGTCGTCCAAGACCGGCATCACCGCCAAGGTCAACGCCAGCGGCGACGGCCTCCTCTTGATCAATGATTCGGGCGCCAATATCGACATCGCCAACAAGAGTGCAACTGCTGCGTTCACGATGGCTGCGCTGGATGCGCCGACCACGGCGAGCCAGACGGATGGTTCGTTGAAGTTCGGTGCCGCGCTCACCGTGGCGGCTTCTACGGGGACGGGCGTGACGCGCGGCACGGTGGAGTTCTCGTCCGACAAGGGCTTCTCGATGGGTGGTACTTCGGCGTATGTGTCGGCTGGCGCCTCGAAGCTGAACTCGGTCAACACCATCGACGTCAGCACGGTCGAGGGCTCGACCAAGGCGCTGAAGATCATCGACTCGGCCCTCGCGGCGGTGAACGGCCAGCGCGCCAGCTTCGGTGCCCTGCAGTCGCGCTTCGAGACCGCGGTGAACAACCTGCAGACCTCGTCCGAGAACATGTCCGCCTCGCGCAGCCGCATCCAGGACGCCGACTTCGCGTCCGAGACCGCCAACCTGTCGCGCACCCAGATCCTGCAGCAGGCCGGCACCGCCATGGTGGCCCAGGCCAACCAGCTGCCCCAGGGTGTGCTGTCGCTGCTGCGCTGA
- a CDS encoding flagellin, producing the protein MASTINTNVASLTAQRNLGVSQNSLNTSIQRLSSGLRINSAKDDAAGLAISERFTSQIRGLNQAARNANDGISLAQVAEGALAGSGNILQRVRELAVQSANATNSASDRKAIQAEVGQLLSELDRISVTTEFNGQKLLDGSFGSATFQVGANANQTITATTANFRTTIYGAQLSASASVQATATAPASGAATVIVNGLQSKTVNVDAADTAAKIAAAVNAVADTTGVTASARNVTELKLTTFGSFALAVKGDDTTTASTITFNATDAKDLAGAVKAFNDVSSKTGITAKVNASGDGLLLINDSGANIDITNNSATGQGALTMASLDAVATAAATDGSLKFVATPLAVAANGGTGVSRGTVEFASDKGFSLGGSSTFIGAGGPSTLNSVNTIDVSTVEGSTKALKIIDSALAAVNGQRANFGALQSRFETTIANLNVSSENMSASRSRIQDADFAAETANLSRTQILQQAGTAMVAQANQIPQGVLSLLK; encoded by the coding sequence ATGGCATCGACCATCAATACCAACGTCGCCTCGCTCACCGCCCAGCGCAACCTGGGCGTCAGCCAGAATTCGCTCAACACCTCCATCCAGCGCCTGTCTTCGGGCCTGCGCATCAACAGCGCCAAGGACGACGCCGCGGGCCTGGCCATCTCCGAACGCTTCACCAGCCAGATCCGCGGCCTGAACCAGGCGGCACGCAATGCCAACGACGGTATTTCCCTGGCCCAAGTGGCCGAGGGCGCGCTGGCAGGCTCGGGCAACATCCTGCAGCGCGTGCGCGAGCTGGCCGTGCAGTCGGCCAACGCCACGAACTCGGCCAGCGACCGCAAGGCCATCCAGGCCGAGGTGGGCCAGCTGCTGTCCGAACTGGACCGCATCTCCGTGACCACCGAGTTCAATGGCCAGAAGCTGCTGGACGGCTCCTTCGGCTCGGCCACCTTCCAGGTGGGCGCCAATGCCAACCAGACCATCACCGCCACCACGGCCAATTTCCGCACGACGATCTACGGCGCGCAGCTTTCGGCATCCGCCAGCGTACAGGCCACGGCAACAGCGCCTGCCTCGGGCGCTGCCACGGTGATCGTGAACGGCCTGCAGTCCAAGACCGTGAACGTCGATGCCGCCGATACCGCGGCGAAGATTGCCGCGGCGGTCAATGCCGTGGCAGACACCACGGGCGTGACCGCTTCGGCACGCAACGTGACGGAACTCAAGCTCACCACGTTTGGCTCGTTCGCGTTGGCAGTCAAGGGCGACGACACGACCACGGCATCGACCATCACCTTCAACGCGACCGACGCCAAGGACCTTGCCGGGGCGGTGAAGGCGTTCAACGATGTGTCGTCCAAGACCGGCATCACCGCCAAGGTCAACGCCAGCGGCGACGGCCTCCTCTTGATCAATGATTCGGGCGCCAATATCGACATCACGAACAATAGCGCAACAGGCCAAGGGGCACTGACGATGGCATCGCTTGACGCAGTGGCCACCGCGGCAGCGACCGACGGGTCGTTGAAATTTGTGGCAACCCCGCTGGCCGTTGCCGCCAATGGAGGAACCGGCGTATCGCGCGGCACGGTCGAGTTCGCATCGGACAAGGGTTTCTCGCTGGGGGGCAGCTCCACTTTCATCGGCGCGGGCGGCCCTTCCACCTTGAACTCGGTGAACACCATCGACGTCAGCACGGTCGAGGGCTCGACCAAGGCGCTGAAGATCATCGACTCGGCCCTCGCGGCGGTAAACGGCCAGCGCGCCAATTTCGGCGCCCTGCAGTCTCGTTTCGAGACGACCATCGCCAATTTGAACGTTTCGTCGGAAAACATGTCGGCTTCGCGCAGCCGTATCCAGGATGCCGATTTCGCGGCCGAAACCGCCAATCTGTCGCGCACCCAGATCCTGCAGCAAGCCGGCACCGCCATGGTGGCCCAGGCCAACCAGATCCCGCAGGGGGTGCTGTCGTTACTCAAGTGA